In Diorhabda sublineata isolate icDioSubl1.1 chromosome 4, icDioSubl1.1, whole genome shotgun sequence, a single window of DNA contains:
- the LOC130443563 gene encoding HUWE1-associated protein modifying stress responses: MNGESGEDNWLTSWEQQCADSLEEQPNFEQNLISETNNFQTKIWSSFQDSAAAVAQLYRDRYSGEPAAIWLQFQTAAGTVTSLYRDSSESLRRTGELAKQSGYQKRNIEIFNWAKRKKRLIRREDLLAYLAGKHPPPPSRQHHHHSHHRLSPRPRNLSPPPNVANQDIVDPNLRTFREALVTSPLCAFITGEMARHTKRPASPSDVTMGSPTQKRARFM; the protein is encoded by the exons atgaacGGTGAAAGTGGCGAAGATAATTGGTTAACCAGTTGGGAACAACAGTGTGCGGATTCACTGGAAGAACAACCAAATTTCGAACAAAATCTAATATCCGAAAccaataattttcaaacaaaaatatggtCTTCCTTTCAAGATTCCGCGGCAGCCGTGGCCCAACTTTATCGAG ATAGGTATTCGGGCGAACCAGCAGCTATATGGTTACAATTTCAAACAGCAGCCGGCACTGTTACATCCTTATATAGAG ATTCTAGCGAAAGTCTAAGAAGAACGGGAGAATTAGCTAAACAGAGCGGTTACCAGAAGAGGAATATCGAAATATTCAATTGGGCCAAAAGGAAAAAGCGTTTAATACGTAGGGAAGATCTGTTAGCATATTTAGCCGGAAAACATCCTCCGCCACCTAGTCGCCAACATCATCACCATTCTCATCACAGGTTATCGCCGAGGCCACGAAACTTATCACCACCTCCGAACGTTGCAAATCAAGATATTGTAGATCCGAATTTACGCACCTTTAGGGAAGCCTTAGTCACTTCCCCGTTGTGTGCCTTTATTACTGGAGAAATGGCGCGCCATACCAAGAGACCGGCGAGTCCTTCGGATGTCACCATGGGTAGTCCCACTCAAAAACGAGCTCGATTTATGTGA
- the LOC130443561 gene encoding macoilin: MKRRNAEIAKMRRPLKKNKITEGFYGSTLLYLKFVILWVLVILADFILEFRFEFLWPFYLLLRSVYDSFKYQGLAFSIFFVCIALTSDMLCYFFIPVHWLFFAASTYVWVQYVWHTDKGICAPTIILWVLFVYLEAAVRLRDIKHMPGHLDLCRPFAAHCIGYPVVTLGFGFKSYVGYRMRQRKQQVVAKENQFYMQLMQQALPIETCAVAPEQVEPVSNAVVPVQPVLNHSKIQNSRQSHEKNGHIPNGAIANGVHNTKSHHRKSVEKCKDQDQHGNDHNTKHSDRHIDRQKVNHAHTNGSVVNTSMEEGNGHETEMKPVRRREKKEQDKEREAAEYLQRLETDCKKLRSDLHLSRASEQDLRLQVASLTTSEKVSKGEISLLQREVEELQQRLQSAQSTKSSDKQTISNLERRLAEERRLRSSLESQLNQERKNRKQEEARAAQVAAQQSSRGECTESCKARRRELESEIADLRASKHWQEDRLQVLERESSALSEQIRDTDLLMSALSAMQEKNTHLENSLSAENRIKLDLFSALGEAKRQLEIRENANRAHEKEIEELKSKIAQVLAVMPTDTFGSPTSATNISRVRLAESPLSNLDPNATAYTPKNSLVASTEA; the protein is encoded by the exons ATGAAGAGGCGAAATGCTGAGATCGCTAAAATGAGAAGACCCttgaaaaagaacaaaattacCGAAGGATTTTACGGAAG CACACTTCtgtatttgaaatttgtaattcTATGGGTCTTGGTAATATTGGCAGACTTCATATTGGAATTCCGTTTTGAATTCTTGTGGCCATTCTACTTACTCCTACGTTCAGTTTACGACTCATTCAAATATCAAGGCTTGGCCTTTTCGATATTCTTTGTATGCATAGCGTTAACTTCAGACATGCTGTGCTATTTTTTCATACCAGTTCACTGGTTATTCTTCGCGGCAAGTACTTACGTATGGGTGCAGTACGTTTGGCACACAGACAAAGGTATCTGCGCCCCCACGATCATCCTCTGGGTTTTGTTTGTATATCTGGAGGCAGCTGTCAGGTTAAGGGATATCAAACATATGCCAGGACATTTGGACCTGTGCAG ACCGTTTGCAGCACATTGTATAGGTTATCCCGTGGTAACTTTGGGCTTCGGCTTCAAATCTTATGTAGGGTATAGGATGAGGCAGCGCAAACAACAAGTAGTGGCCAAAGAGAATCAGTTTTATATGCAGCTGATGCAACAGGCGTTGCCGATAGAAACGTGCGCTGTTGCGCCAGAGCAGGTCGAACCTGTCTCAAATGCCGTCGTACCTGTTCAGCCCGTGCTGAATCATAGTAAAATACAAAACag taGGCAGTCCCATGAGAAGAATGGCCACATTCCGAACGGGGCGATAGCCAACGGCGTACATAATACAAAATCACATCACAGAAAATCGGTGGAGAAATGTAAAGATCAAGATCAACACGGGAACGATCACAATAC gaaaCATTCGGATCGACATATAGACCGACAGAAAGTGAACCACGCACACACAAATGGTTCGGTGGTAAATACGTCGATGGAAGAAGGAAACGGACACGAGACAGAAATGAAACCGGTGCGAAGGAGGGAAAAGAAAGAACAGGATAAAGAACGAGAAGCTGCGGAGTATTTGCAAAGGTTAGAGACCGACTGTAAGAAGTTGAGGTCCGATTTGCATTTAAGCAGAGCTAGCGAACAAGATCTGAGGTTGCAg GTGGCGTCTTTGACGACTTCAGAAAAAGTGTCTAAAGGCGAGATATCTTTGTTGCAAAGGGAGGTAGAAGAATTGCAGCAACGGTTGCAGAGCGCCCAAAGTACAAAATCTTCCGATAAACAAACAATTAGTAATTTAGAACGACGCTTGGCCGAAGAGAGACGGCTCAGATCTAGTCTGGAATCGCAACTCAACCAGGAAAGGAAGAACAGGAAACAAGAGGAAGCCAGAGCGGCGCAG GTGGCAGCTCAACAATCGTCACGTGGTGAATGCACTGAATCGTGTAAAGCCCGTCGACGAGAATTGGAATCGGAGATAGCGGATCTTCGAGCTTCCAAACATTGGCAGGAGGATCGTTTGCAGGTGCTCGAAAGGGAAAGTAGCGCGTTGAGCGAACAAATACGCGATACCGATTTATTGATGTCTGCGTTATCGGCCATGCAAGAAAAGAATACCCACTTGGAGAATTCACTTTCGGCGGAGAATAGAATCAAATTGGATCTGTTCAGCGCTTTGGGTGAAGCCAAGAGGCAGCTCGAAATCAGAGAAA ACGCTAACCGAGCACACGAGAAAGAAATCGAAGAGCTGAAGAGTAAGATAGCGCAAGTATTGGCTGTGATGCCTACAGATACATTCGGTTCGCCGACGTCGGCTACAAATATTTCCAGAGTCCGTTTAGCCGAAAGTCCTTTGTCGAACCTCGATCCTAATGCTACGGCCTACACGCCCAAAAATTCCCTTGTCGCTTCTACGGAAGCCTAA
- the LOC130442665 gene encoding zinc finger protein 26-like, which produces MDEEEDLNLWECIVCFESFESKIDLTAHLRTHVGLKSFRCTICSKLFFQNIQLQEHLKTHETFEDTEIKQEIKDEIEELEAADEDNFIEFNVEKLDDYNVSENLIFEGNEEEEEHIRFEIIGDDEDSLGTDDDVKYYSSQCVVCCKTFSSVNDLSLHLKKHIGLKPFDCTNCLQSFSTKPDLVKHVQTCEEDTIKKDPTLIEGGGFIGFKEEEKYDTELEKMKLAEVIRQQEVARNIKRKRHIRSKTRIKCPNCPLTFDNVCHFRIHYRKYTGERPYKCAMCDKSFAKNSNLTSHIRIHTGEKRFQCPYCPKKADHKSALKVHIRVHTGEKPYKCPICLEEFVHKRSRDTHVMAHNNERPFECNVCEKKFIKKYNLELHLRTHFGIKPYECSSCWKSFTSRSSLNLHMDSHASTKPFICQVCGKGFPSKIRLKDHLKIHSTIRPFQCEFCAKTYYNKGHLREHQKIHTGYKPYNCEICSREFARKQDLNIHMDVHAGIKHNCELCPKKFSRKSRLYHHIRLVHRDSYAFENSDDI; this is translated from the coding sequence ATGGACGAAGAAGAAGATTTGAATTTGTGGGAATGTATAGTGTGTTTCGAAagttttgaatcaaaaattgatcTCACCGCTCATTTGAGAACTCACGTCGGACTCAAATCGTTTAGGTGTACGATATGctcgaaattatttttccaaaatattcagCTTCAAGAACATTTGAAAACGCACGAAACCTTTGAAGACACGGAgattaaacaagaaattaaagatGAAATAGAAGAATTAGAAGCTGCAGATGaagataattttattgaatttaatgtGGAGAAATTGGATGATTATAATGtatctgaaaatttgatatttgaaggtaatgaagaggaagaagaacACATCAGGTTTGAAATAATTGGAGATGATGAAGATTCTCTAGGAACAGACGATGATGTTAAGTACTATTCTTCCCAATGTGTAGTGTGTTGTAAAACGTTTTCTTCAGTAAACGATTTATCCTTGCACCTTAAAAAACACATTGGTTTAAAACCGTTTGACTGCACAAATTGTTTACAGTCGTTTTCAACAAAACCTGATTTGGTTAAACACGTACAAACATGCGAAGAAGATACAATTAAAAAGGATCCGACGCTTATAGAAGGAGGAGGTTTCATAGGTttcaaagaagaagaaaaatatgatacggaattggaaaaaatgaaGTTGGCCGAAGTTATTAGACAGCAAGAAGTTGCGAGGAATATAAAGAGAAAACGCCACATTCGTTCTAAAACTAGGATAAAGTGCCCCAATTGTCCGCTAACGTTCGATAATGTCTGTCATTTTAGAATCCATTATCGTAAATATACAGGAGAGAGGCCTTACAAGTGCGCTATGTGCGACAAATCGTTCGCTAAAAATAGCAACCTTACGTCTCATATTAGAATCCATACAGGAGAAAAACGATTCCAGTGTCCTTATTGCCCGAAAAAAGCGGATCACAAGAGTGCATTGAAAGTTCATATCAGAGTACACACGGGAGAGAAGCCTTACAAATGCCCGATTTGTTTAGAAGAATTTGTCCACAAAAGATCTCGAGACACTCATGTAATGGCTCACAACAACGAAAGACCGTTCGAATGTAAcgtttgtgaaaaaaaattcatcaaaaaatataatctcGAACTACATTTGAGGACCCATTTCGGGATAAAACCCTACGAATGCTCTTCTTGTTGGAAATCTTTTACTTCGAGAAGCTCTTTGAATTTACATATGGATTCGCATGCTTCCACCAAGCCGTTCATTTGTCAAGTATGCGGTAAAGGATTTCCAAGTAAGATTCGATTGAAAGACCATTTGAAGATCCATTCCACTATCAGACCGTTCCAGTGTGAATTTTGCGCCAAGACTTATTATAACAAAGGTCATTTAAGGGAACACCAGAAGATCCACACTGGCTATAAACCTTATAACTGTGAAATATGCTCTAGAGAGTTTGCTCGGAAACAAGATTTGAATATACACATGGATGTACATGCGGGTATTAAACACAACTGCGAATTGTGCCCCAAGAAATTTTCTAGGAAAAGTCGTTTATACCACCATATTCGATTGGTTCATAGAGATAGTTACGCCTTTGAAAATAGTGATGATATATGA
- the LOC130442594 gene encoding protein prune homolog 2 gives MESPKESLENDVSLPDYSNSVLNKEINDIGTTCTDSNITLKNATNFHPLMSPVTPDFPDLIPKQVKLHNAYEHFNPHAHSTVIGSQETGNKVDELTDVSNSPSVLKKSILPEIPVEITQVDVTSDNENDKSVYEAHLSSNLQNVSLKLNEKEGNLNFLAHNKRSNKLRKIKVVQTQASDDSDISSVDSNTDSLKSEDVFNGESEEFARKLDDENATLEPIEPLSAADERCHARYWQRMVLPGGEQRTIDMRVIEPYKRVLSHGGYLRAGGNTAIVVFSACYLPDKSRVDYVYVMDNLFLYVLWTLERLVTEDYVLIYLHGAANKLPSFGWLKRCYQMVGRKLRKNLFHLYLVHPTLWIKTMMFMAKPFISSKFYRKITFVSTLRELMVRVPLEAAAIPDKVKAFDTLHCAI, from the exons ATGGAATCTCCTAAAGAATCTCTAGAAAACGATGTATCCCTTCCCGATTACTCGAATAGTGTCTTAAATAAAGAAATCAACGATATAGGTACTACGTGTACCGATTCAAATATTACTCTAAAAAATGCAACGAATTTTCATCCGTTAATGTCGCCGGTTACGCCAGATTTTCCAGATTTGATACCGAAACAGGTAAAACTACATAATGCTTACGAACATTTCAATCCTCATGCTCATAGTACCGTAATCGGATCACAGGAAACTGGAAATAAAGTTGACGAGCTCACAG ATGTCTCAAATAGTCCTTCCGttctaaaaaaatcaattttgccCGAGATTCCAGTCGAAATAACACAAGTTGATGTTACTAGtgataatgaaaatgataaatccGTTTACGAAGCTCATCTCAGTTCTAATTTACAAAATGTATCTTTGAAATTGAACGAAAAAGAAGGTAATTTGAACTTTCTGGCCCACAACAAAAGAAgcaataaattgagaaaaataaaagttgtacaAACTCAGGCGAGTGATGATAGTGACATCTCTTCTGTGGATTCCAACACTGATAGTTTAAAGTCTGAAGATGTTTTTAATGGAGAATCAGAGGAATTTGCTAGAAAATTGGATGACG aaaacgcGACTCTTGAACCAATAGAACCTCTTAGTGCTGCCGATGAACGTTGTCACGCGAGATACTGGCAACGTATGGTACTACCGGGCGGTGAGCAACGTACTATCGACATGCGTGTAATAGAACCTTACAAAAGAGTATTGAGTCACGGCGGTTACCTCAGGGCTGGAGGAAATACGGCGATCGTGGTATTTTCGGCTTGCTACTTACCAGATAAATCGAGAGTCGATTATGTTTACGTCAtggataatttattttt GTATGTACTGTGGACGTTGGAACGTTTGGTAACCGAAGATTACGTACTAATTTATCTTCATGGTGCTGCTAATAAACTTCCTTCGTTTGGATGGTTGAAAAGGTGTTACCAAATGGTTGGTAGAAAGTTGAGAAAAAACCTTTTCCACCTCTATTTGGTCCATCCGACGTTATGGATAAAAACAATGATGTTCATGGCCAAACCTTTCATTAG TTCAAAATTCTACAGGAAAATAACATTTGTTAGTACTTTGAGGGAGCTTATGGTAAGAGTACCATTAGAAGCCGCTGCTATTCCAGATAAAGTTAAAGCTTTCGATACCTTACATTGCGCTATTTAA